One Gimesia aquarii DNA segment encodes these proteins:
- a CDS encoding HEAT repeat domain-containing protein, giving the protein MRFHTCVLCFLCGISLSISMVSAASTNGPLELRKNERVAVVGNSLAERMNLWGHFETLLHTRLPEKQIVFRNFGWPADEVGNQQRPSNYTKIDDPLEVFSPQTFICFFGFNESFAGSSQESLDAFVANYRKYITTQTERFTKEGRKPRFVLISPIAFESTGNSLQPSGVEHNKNLAAYTAAIKKLAAEDGHQFVDLFAETKQAFAKDAGKQFTINGAHANETGDRLIGELLDAKLFQSSHPIGTGGSKFEKVRHWVNDKSWFHAQDYRMLNGWYVYGGRRTWDLKTFPGEYQKIRKMVAVRDNYVWDLAADRKVPEKPDDSKTGEVFIPETMFGSRDERFREMREPKELKYPTPEESIKMMKVPEGFKVELFASEREYPELANPNQIAFDNKGRLWVSCMTNYPQWLPGSAKPGDKLLIFEDTNSDGRADKCITFYDKLICPTGFEFWNGGVLVVDEPRILFLKDTDGDDKADLVEELIDGIATDDTHHTVGAWEYSNGGLLHMLEGVSLSTTLETPYGAFRNKGTAGCYTLDPRTLKFRHFRTPGYGNPWCLVFDKWGNGMVGDGTNAKQHWTSPLSGLEVSTRRTLEPNFDNQGMRPAVGNEFLISRHLPDDVQNQFIYACVINMHGLPRFNLRDQKEGAGFEGERVDDLLSSTDMIFRPVDPKIGPDGAVWFGDWCNALIGHMQYSQRDPNRDHKHGRVYRLVNTKKPLLEPVTQAGKSIEELLEQLNAYELRTRYRARRELWDRDQTQVLSAVNQWIDGVNDPRQLCEAMWLQEAFRSVDTKLIDRILATDEYRARAAAIHTLTNEMERQPNLKDYLANAIKDPHPRVRLEAIRGLSFFGTVEATELALSATNQKMDYWIDYTLEHTLHALKPAWEVAETKPEFLSKSSEAAKKYLSRYKKMMGPGGAAVKPLEIAETEDAPESKRKAAIRQLASMRGGNVKRGEGVFKQVCSACHMVGDLGKKFGPDLSNIGQKMKKTELMTSILMPNDKIAKGFETVAIVTDEGIVHTGFILSENEDMISLGIAKGKKVEVPKDQIELRKPIKASSMPEGLIKTIAPIEFLDLVAYLSQQRQIRAVREKDGWISTKQKTVKLRKLNGFPEISRDAAIKTSGRYSNSGWNEDIHLFLTDVPRETFDFAFHSDLDTDSPHVTIRLAKDSEIRYLWLRNRKGLPQRAKGLTVWISSDGNNFEKVWTAEKVQSDWTIELPEGTRAQYVRVGLEGKGTLHLHQGAIYGK; this is encoded by the coding sequence ATGCGATTTCACACCTGCGTTCTCTGTTTTCTCTGTGGTATTTCATTATCGATATCAATGGTTTCAGCTGCCTCGACGAATGGCCCTCTGGAACTTCGCAAAAACGAACGGGTTGCTGTAGTTGGAAACTCACTGGCAGAGCGAATGAACCTCTGGGGACACTTTGAAACGCTACTGCATACACGATTGCCTGAGAAACAAATTGTCTTTCGTAATTTCGGCTGGCCGGCGGATGAAGTAGGTAATCAACAACGGCCAAGTAACTACACTAAGATCGATGATCCTCTCGAAGTCTTTTCCCCACAAACATTCATCTGTTTCTTCGGCTTTAACGAATCATTCGCCGGCAGTTCTCAGGAAAGCCTGGATGCGTTTGTGGCCAATTATCGTAAGTACATTACGACACAAACGGAACGATTCACCAAAGAGGGCCGTAAGCCGAGGTTCGTACTAATCAGCCCGATTGCCTTTGAATCCACGGGAAATTCTCTTCAGCCCTCCGGCGTCGAGCATAACAAGAATCTGGCCGCGTATACGGCTGCGATCAAGAAACTGGCCGCAGAAGATGGACATCAATTTGTTGACCTGTTTGCAGAAACAAAGCAAGCCTTTGCGAAGGATGCCGGGAAGCAATTTACGATCAATGGTGCGCATGCCAACGAAACAGGTGATCGACTGATTGGCGAGTTACTGGATGCGAAACTGTTTCAATCAAGCCATCCGATTGGCACAGGCGGTTCAAAATTCGAAAAAGTACGGCACTGGGTCAACGATAAATCCTGGTTCCACGCGCAGGACTATCGAATGTTGAATGGCTGGTACGTGTATGGCGGCCGTCGGACTTGGGATTTGAAAACGTTTCCCGGTGAGTATCAGAAAATTCGCAAGATGGTCGCCGTACGTGACAATTATGTATGGGATCTGGCCGCAGACCGTAAAGTTCCTGAAAAACCAGACGATTCGAAGACGGGGGAAGTATTTATCCCCGAGACCATGTTTGGCAGTCGTGACGAACGCTTCCGCGAAATGCGCGAGCCTAAAGAACTCAAGTACCCGACTCCGGAAGAGTCAATCAAGATGATGAAAGTTCCTGAAGGCTTCAAAGTCGAACTGTTCGCTTCCGAACGTGAATACCCCGAACTGGCGAATCCCAACCAGATTGCCTTCGATAATAAGGGACGATTATGGGTTTCCTGCATGACCAATTATCCGCAGTGGCTGCCAGGCTCCGCAAAACCGGGCGACAAGTTACTGATCTTTGAAGATACTAACAGTGACGGTCGCGCGGACAAATGCATCACGTTCTACGATAAACTCATTTGCCCGACCGGATTCGAATTCTGGAACGGTGGTGTGCTGGTGGTGGATGAACCCCGTATCCTGTTCCTGAAAGATACCGACGGCGACGACAAGGCTGATCTCGTCGAAGAACTGATTGATGGAATTGCAACAGACGACACGCACCATACAGTAGGCGCGTGGGAGTATTCAAATGGTGGACTGCTCCATATGCTTGAAGGAGTTTCACTATCCACTACATTGGAAACTCCGTATGGAGCTTTCCGCAACAAAGGCACTGCCGGCTGTTACACACTCGATCCACGCACGCTGAAGTTTCGTCATTTTCGTACGCCAGGTTACGGGAATCCGTGGTGTCTGGTATTCGACAAATGGGGCAATGGTATGGTGGGGGATGGAACGAATGCCAAACAGCACTGGACTAGCCCGCTTTCAGGATTGGAAGTCAGCACACGACGAACACTGGAACCCAACTTCGACAACCAGGGCATGCGACCTGCAGTTGGGAATGAATTTCTGATCTCACGACACCTGCCTGATGACGTTCAGAATCAATTCATCTATGCCTGTGTGATTAATATGCATGGTCTACCGCGTTTCAACTTACGTGACCAGAAAGAGGGCGCCGGTTTTGAAGGTGAACGCGTCGACGACCTGCTTTCGTCGACCGACATGATCTTTCGCCCCGTCGATCCTAAAATTGGCCCCGATGGTGCTGTCTGGTTTGGCGACTGGTGTAATGCCTTGATTGGCCATATGCAATACTCGCAGCGTGACCCCAACCGTGACCACAAACATGGCCGCGTCTATCGACTGGTGAATACCAAGAAGCCACTCCTGGAGCCAGTTACCCAGGCTGGCAAGTCAATCGAAGAACTGCTGGAACAGTTGAATGCATACGAATTGCGAACACGTTATCGCGCACGACGAGAACTCTGGGATCGTGATCAGACACAGGTTCTGTCGGCCGTCAATCAATGGATCGATGGCGTTAACGATCCCAGACAGTTGTGTGAAGCGATGTGGCTACAGGAAGCGTTTCGATCGGTTGATACCAAACTGATTGATCGAATCCTCGCGACGGACGAGTATCGTGCCCGGGCTGCTGCGATACACACATTAACCAATGAAATGGAACGTCAGCCAAATCTGAAAGACTATCTGGCTAACGCCATCAAAGATCCCCATCCACGTGTTCGTCTGGAAGCGATTCGTGGCTTGAGCTTCTTTGGCACAGTTGAAGCCACCGAACTGGCCCTCTCTGCGACGAATCAGAAAATGGATTACTGGATTGATTATACACTGGAGCACACACTCCACGCTTTGAAGCCGGCATGGGAAGTAGCCGAAACGAAACCAGAATTCCTTTCCAAGTCATCGGAAGCTGCGAAAAAATACCTCAGCCGGTACAAAAAAATGATGGGACCGGGAGGAGCGGCAGTGAAGCCACTTGAAATCGCAGAGACTGAAGACGCTCCCGAAAGCAAACGCAAAGCGGCCATCAGACAACTGGCATCGATGCGCGGTGGTAATGTCAAACGGGGCGAGGGCGTGTTCAAGCAGGTCTGTTCGGCATGCCACATGGTTGGCGATCTGGGAAAGAAGTTCGGACCTGATCTCAGCAACATTGGTCAGAAGATGAAAAAGACCGAACTGATGACATCTATTTTGATGCCAAATGATAAGATCGCCAAGGGCTTTGAGACAGTCGCTATCGTTACCGACGAAGGCATTGTTCATACAGGTTTTATTCTAAGCGAAAACGAGGACATGATTTCACTTGGTATCGCCAAAGGAAAAAAAGTCGAAGTCCCCAAGGATCAGATTGAGCTTCGTAAGCCGATCAAGGCCAGCTCGATGCCTGAAGGCCTGATCAAGACCATTGCCCCCATCGAGTTTCTCGATCTGGTTGCCTATCTTTCACAGCAAAGACAGATTCGCGCTGTTCGAGAAAAAGATGGCTGGATCAGCACAAAACAAAAGACAGTCAAATTGCGAAAACTGAATGGCTTCCCGGAAATCTCACGCGACGCTGCGATCAAGACCAGTGGACGCTATTCTAATTCCGGCTGGAATGAGGACATCCACCTGTTCCTGACCGACGTACCACGTGAGACATTCGATTTTGCGTTTCACTCAGATCTGGATACGGACTCTCCGCACGTCACCATTCGGTTGGCGAAAGACTCCGAAATCCGATACCTATGGTTGCGAAATCGTAAAGGGCTGCCACAACGTGCCAAAGGCTTAACGGTCTGGATTTCCAGCGACGGCAACAACTTTGAAAAAGTTTGGACTGCTGAAAAAGTTCAATCAGACTGGACTATCGAACTGCCAGAAGGAACACGAGCCCAATATGTACGCGTTGGCCTGGAAGGCAAGGGAACACTACACCTGCATCAAGGGGCGATCTACGGAAAGTGA
- a CDS encoding alpha/beta fold hydrolase, with protein MLYIHNHGNTGDVPILFLHGGGYAGDMWNDIINAMPGFNSIVVDLPGHGKSREVPLTTLADAADAVVETLSTNWNGLGPINMVGLSFGSYVGINLIIRFPHLVSSALLSGFAVDQIPNGWWLRVMGTVISPIATQRWFRRLSEQSMNIPKGNAMDCWRDGPKTTPSTLRRILQEVTRFELSEEILKSISTRILAVAGSQEHPAILQSLSTLQSSLPNGMSGVAPKLGHAWPAEAPDLFVLCVRSWILRQEFPTGLTRLET; from the coding sequence ATGCTATACATTCATAATCATGGTAACACAGGAGATGTTCCCATTCTCTTTCTGCACGGCGGAGGATACGCCGGAGATATGTGGAACGACATCATCAATGCGATGCCGGGATTCAATTCAATTGTCGTTGATCTCCCCGGTCATGGGAAAAGTCGCGAAGTCCCTCTGACCACACTTGCCGACGCTGCTGATGCTGTCGTTGAAACACTATCCACTAATTGGAATGGTTTAGGGCCCATTAATATGGTTGGCTTATCGTTTGGAAGCTATGTGGGGATTAATTTGATTATACGATTTCCACACCTGGTAAGCTCCGCGTTGTTAAGCGGCTTTGCTGTAGATCAGATTCCCAACGGCTGGTGGCTGAGAGTGATGGGAACTGTGATCTCTCCGATTGCGACTCAGCGTTGGTTTCGTCGTCTGTCAGAGCAATCCATGAACATCCCCAAAGGAAATGCCATGGATTGCTGGCGAGATGGTCCCAAAACAACGCCCTCTACCCTGCGTCGCATTCTACAGGAGGTGACTCGTTTTGAATTGTCAGAAGAAATACTCAAATCGATTTCAACTCGAATCCTTGCTGTGGCGGGAAGCCAAGAACACCCCGCCATTCTTCAGTCGCTCTCAACACTCCAATCCTCTTTGCCAAATGGGATGTCTGGTGTCGCTCCGAAACTCGGACATGCATGGCCGGCAGAAGCCCCTGATCTCTTTGTCTTGTGTGTTCGTTCATGGATTCTCCGACAAGAATTTCCAACGGGACTCACAAGATTAGAAACTTAA
- a CDS encoding nuclear transport factor 2 family protein, whose product MTHQLNEMLDTLSKIDISNLDACKECFSPDLIWHYENAELPEQRGEVHGVEGLNLFFQRILNTQNYSLNVEVIHAHPVGDELLLMHTRNRTTWCRREVEFDVALIWRFEGSRVVEVWDVPAVTSGMRILSDDSSEKSLTNTLGTNASKHCK is encoded by the coding sequence ATGACACACCAGCTCAATGAGATGCTCGACACACTTTCAAAAATTGATATTTCCAATTTGGACGCATGTAAGGAATGCTTTTCGCCTGACTTGATTTGGCATTATGAGAACGCCGAGTTGCCAGAGCAACGAGGTGAAGTACACGGCGTCGAAGGTCTCAATCTTTTCTTTCAGCGCATACTCAATACGCAGAACTACTCGTTAAACGTTGAAGTGATACACGCACACCCCGTAGGCGATGAACTGCTATTAATGCATACGCGAAACCGAACTACCTGGTGTAGACGTGAGGTGGAGTTTGACGTCGCGCTGATCTGGCGATTTGAGGGCAGTCGTGTTGTCGAAGTCTGGGACGTGCCTGCTGTGACATCTGGCATGCGGATTTTATCAGACGATTCATCAGAGAAATCGCTTACGAATACGCTAGGCACGAACGCTTCCAAACACTGTAAATAA
- a CDS encoding class I SAM-dependent methyltransferase, with amino-acid sequence MNKHQETYMTIEELGASCPDYHPTFDFSTTYIDSSHEFFANCPVKNGTLIQVKNSGWRLRKFIPGWLHRADALKLYELAYFVRGDILELGSYRGLSTTILAEAAQHSPSPKHIYSVDMSLKCVKRTRSNLRRKGLQQGVTTICDEGTNAVRNFKAEGRQFEFAFIDHSHAYDPVYSVCRELDTVMQPGGFCLFHDFNDPRNRESDNRDYGVYQAVTEGLDPAKFEFYGIYGCTALYRVL; translated from the coding sequence ATGAATAAGCATCAAGAAACCTATATGACTATAGAGGAGTTAGGGGCGAGCTGTCCTGATTATCATCCTACATTTGATTTTTCTACAACTTATATTGACTCATCCCATGAGTTTTTCGCAAATTGTCCTGTTAAAAATGGCACACTGATTCAAGTAAAAAATAGTGGATGGCGTTTGCGGAAATTCATACCAGGATGGTTACATCGAGCTGATGCGTTGAAATTGTATGAACTAGCTTATTTTGTCCGGGGGGACATTTTGGAGCTTGGATCGTATCGCGGGTTAAGCACAACAATTTTAGCTGAGGCTGCGCAGCATTCACCATCGCCCAAGCACATTTATAGCGTTGACATGAGTCTAAAATGTGTCAAACGAACTCGCAGTAATCTGCGTAGGAAAGGATTGCAGCAAGGGGTCACAACGATCTGTGATGAGGGGACCAATGCCGTCAGAAATTTCAAGGCTGAAGGACGGCAGTTTGAATTTGCTTTCATAGATCATTCACATGCCTATGACCCGGTATATAGTGTGTGTCGTGAGTTAGACACCGTGATGCAACCAGGGGGGTTTTGTCTGTTTCATGATTTCAACGATCCTCGAAATCGCGAATCGGATAACCGTGACTATGGGGTCTATCAGGCGGTGACCGAGGGGTTAGATCCCGCCAAGTTCGAATTCTATGGAATCTATGGATGTACTGCGTTGTACAGAGTGCTATAG
- a CDS encoding SMP-30/gluconolactonase/LRE family protein: MSVKSVFDSQDVVGESIIWDDRNGNLIWIDIVGKCIHRLQLTTGQHKVWPTPDFITSLGLREDKGAIVSLSKEICWWDFDKHFTTFLEVEPDQPDNRINECMVAPDGSYWVGTMQNNLHLNGSPKEVTASLGAYYRVTPNGELQRLTENIYGITNTMAWADNGRFLTADSLANKIYTFRYDDKTKTLSDRNLFAPAFERGSPDGSCLDDEGFLWNCRVAGGGCLVRYAPDGSIDRIVDLPCTWPTSCTFGGDNLETLFVTSARFTMSPDYLNNNPHEGNLWALKPGVRGQLCNRLGSNSTI; the protein is encoded by the coding sequence ATGTCAGTTAAATCTGTTTTCGATTCACAGGATGTCGTAGGCGAAAGCATTATCTGGGATGACCGTAACGGAAATCTCATCTGGATCGACATCGTCGGTAAATGTATTCACAGGCTCCAATTGACGACAGGCCAACACAAAGTCTGGCCAACTCCTGACTTCATCACATCGCTGGGACTACGGGAAGACAAAGGCGCCATTGTTAGTTTATCGAAAGAAATTTGCTGGTGGGATTTTGACAAACATTTCACCACTTTTTTGGAAGTAGAACCCGACCAACCCGACAATCGGATCAACGAATGCATGGTTGCCCCGGATGGCTCATATTGGGTAGGAACAATGCAGAACAATTTACATTTAAACGGTAGTCCCAAGGAGGTCACCGCGAGCCTTGGTGCTTATTATCGAGTCACTCCCAATGGCGAGTTACAAAGGCTGACCGAAAATATTTATGGTATCACCAACACCATGGCGTGGGCCGACAACGGTCGTTTTTTAACTGCTGACTCCCTGGCCAATAAGATCTACACGTTTCGATACGATGATAAAACAAAGACACTTTCCGACCGGAACCTGTTTGCTCCCGCCTTTGAACGAGGCAGCCCCGATGGTTCCTGTCTGGATGACGAAGGATTCTTGTGGAACTGCCGTGTTGCTGGCGGAGGCTGTCTTGTTCGCTATGCCCCCGATGGGAGTATTGATCGGATCGTTGATTTGCCCTGCACCTGGCCCACAAGCTGCACGTTCGGCGGAGACAATTTAGAAACGCTGTTTGTCACTTCAGCACGCTTCACAATGAGCCCGGATTATCTCAACAATAACCCACACGAAGGCAACCTCTGGGCATTGAAACCCGGAGTCCGCGGTCAGCTATGCAATCGATTGGGAAGCAACTCCACAATTTAG